The following is a genomic window from Flavobacterium sp..
ACATTGAAATTCCAAAGAGAAAAATATTTTCGAGAATGATAAGTAATTCTTGGTATACTATAAATTACTTTCATATTTCATTTGGTAAGCAAGACAATTTACAAATTGCAGTAGAACTAATTTTAAAAGAAGAAAATTTAACCATTGACGAAAAGAAAAGTAAACTTGAAACTTGTTTAGAGAATTCTACAAATAAAGAAACGATAAATCAATTGTTTCATTTTGATAAAAATGTACCTCATTGGTTTTTATCTCCTTGGTTTCCAAAAATCAACAATGAAACCGATAATCAACAAAAAAGTAGAATATATTTAGATTCGCAATCATTTGTTAATGATAGTATGTATGCTTTGCATAAAAATTTTATTACTATTAACCCTATTTGGGTTTCTTATTTAAAAACTAATGCAAAAGTTTTAAAAGATTACTGCTATTGGAATTTGGCATTATTTCTTCAAACAAGAAATCCAAACGTTCCTGATATTCCAAATAAGTTAATTAAGCCAGCAATTAGAAATGGTTTGACCAAACAAACAAATGAATATTGGAAATTAGTTTTCAAAGAATTAGGTTCGGTAAATTGCATTTTTACTGATACTAAATTGTATTTTGATGAAAAGAATTATGCGTTAGACCATTTCGTTCCTCATGCTTTTGTTTCACATGATTTGATTTGGAATTTGTTACCAATTGAAAAGAAATTCAATTCTTCTAAAAGTGATAAACTTCCATTATTTGATAGGCATTTTGATAAATTTTATGATTTGCAAAAATTAGCTTTTGAAATCAATAAACATCATAATTCTAAAAGTAAATATATGGATGAGTTTCTAACTATTTTTCCAAATATTGATTCTTTTGAAAAAGATAAATTTTCAAATACAATTCAGCCTTTGATAACAATTGCTAGTAATAACGGATTTTTATTTATGAATGAGTAATCAAAACCAAAATAGTCATTTAACAGCAATAGAAAGAACCTCTCTTTCATATCCAGCAAGAATTTTACTAAATCAAAAAAAGATAAAAGGTAAAGTTTTGGATTTTGGTTGTGGAATTGGCAAAGATGTAGAATTATTAAAAATTAAAGGATTTGATATTAATGGATATGATCCATTTTATTTTCCAGAATTTCCAACCGAAAAATATGATACAATCCTGTGTTTTTATGTTTTAAATGTTTTGTTACCAGAGGAACAAGCACAAGTTTTAATGAATGTTTCAAATCTTTTAAAACCAAACGGAAAAGCCTATTTTGCGGTTCGTAGAGATATTCAATATGAAGGATTTAGAATTCATAAAGTACACAAAAAAGAAACTTATCAATGTTTGATTAAATTAGGTTATTTGTCTATTTTTAAGAATGAGAATTGCGAAATATATGAATACGAGCATTACACAACTTTAAACAAGGGTAATATTTATTTAAGTCCGTTTTTGATTGGAGATGAAACAAGAGAATTAATTGTTGAAACTGCAACTATCTTTTCTTTTTATGATAAATTTCCAGTTTCAAAGGGACATGCATTAATTGTTCCTAAACGTTTGGTTTCTAATTATTTTGAATTGACTATAAAAGAACAAACTGCTTGCTGGATTGTTGTAAATAAAGTAAAAGCGATTCTTCAAGAAAAATATAATCCTGATGGTTTTACGATTGGTATCAATATTAATGAAGCAGCAGGACAAACGATTTGGCATTGTCATATTCATATTATACCCAGATATAAAGGAGATGTTGAAAACCCAAGAGGAGGCATTCGTGGTGTTATTCCAAAAATGAAAGATTATTAGCTCGCTCGTGTGAGAATCCCTTTTACGTTCGTTGTAAAAATAATTTTTAATATTGTTTAAATTAACTTCAATTATTTCATAAATTAGCCCAATAGGCTATATTACTACTTGCAATAGTGATATACTGTTTTTGTAAATGTTTTTTTATATTAGCTACTTGAAATTTAC
Proteins encoded in this region:
- a CDS encoding HNH endonuclease domain-containing protein, with amino-acid sequence MNLPISNNLPINKLASVFGSTSATYKFYWLIALIELVEEGNIEIPKRKIFSRMISNSWYTINYFHISFGKQDNLQIAVELILKEENLTIDEKKSKLETCLENSTNKETINQLFHFDKNVPHWFLSPWFPKINNETDNQQKSRIYLDSQSFVNDSMYALHKNFITINPIWVSYLKTNAKVLKDYCYWNLALFLQTRNPNVPDIPNKLIKPAIRNGLTKQTNEYWKLVFKELGSVNCIFTDTKLYFDEKNYALDHFVPHAFVSHDLIWNLLPIEKKFNSSKSDKLPLFDRHFDKFYDLQKLAFEINKHHNSKSKYMDEFLTIFPNIDSFEKDKFSNTIQPLITIASNNGFLFMNE
- a CDS encoding bifunctional class I SAM-dependent methyltransferase/HIT family protein is translated as MSNQNQNSHLTAIERTSLSYPARILLNQKKIKGKVLDFGCGIGKDVELLKIKGFDINGYDPFYFPEFPTEKYDTILCFYVLNVLLPEEQAQVLMNVSNLLKPNGKAYFAVRRDIQYEGFRIHKVHKKETYQCLIKLGYLSIFKNENCEIYEYEHYTTLNKGNIYLSPFLIGDETRELIVETATIFSFYDKFPVSKGHALIVPKRLVSNYFELTIKEQTACWIVVNKVKAILQEKYNPDGFTIGININEAAGQTIWHCHIHIIPRYKGDVENPRGGIRGVIPKMKDY